One Dokdonia sp. Dokd-P16 genomic window carries:
- a CDS encoding exosortase F system-associated membrane protein, with amino-acid sequence MNKLVRILIGGLLLLGLLYVRFRESELFYDPLIDYFHGDYQNKALPELAQGKFFLNVLLRYFINMLLSLGILWAVFADRSILKFTSIFYLAVLVILLLPFYYLLHHHNPSEYLPLFYVRRFLIQPLLIFLLLPAFFYYRKVDK; translated from the coding sequence ATGAATAAGTTAGTCCGCATCCTGATAGGTGGATTGTTATTGTTGGGGTTGTTGTATGTACGCTTTCGCGAAAGCGAACTATTCTACGATCCGCTTATTGATTACTTCCATGGTGATTATCAGAATAAGGCATTGCCCGAACTAGCGCAAGGGAAGTTCTTTTTAAATGTACTCTTAAGATATTTCATTAACATGCTACTGTCTCTAGGAATTTTATGGGCAGTTTTTGCAGATAGGAGTATTTTAAAATTCACGAGTATATTTTACTTGGCAGTTTTGGTAATATTATTACTGCCGTTTTACTACTTACTGCATCATCATAATCCTTCAGAATATCTGCCGTTATTCTACGTGCGTAGATTCTTAATACAGCCATTGTTGATTTTTCTCTTATTACCTGCTTTTTTTTATTACCGTAAGGTTGATAAATAG
- the xrtF gene encoding exosortase family protein XrtF, giving the protein MLKLLRKYKSVLRFLIIFIGSYLVFVVLYQLFLTYGGSSRYFPDIITHTVARQSQSVITSLGYDMQVLPSKWEPAMNLTMNGKTLARVVEGCNAVSVMLLFISFMLAFFGDMKRTLLFVFGGVALIYGMNVLRIALLTIGIYEYPQYADVLHGTIFPAVIYGTVFLLWIGWINSYKKPVKDE; this is encoded by the coding sequence TTGCTTAAACTACTACGCAAATATAAGTCCGTACTTCGATTTCTCATTATCTTCATAGGAAGTTATTTGGTTTTTGTGGTGCTTTACCAACTATTTTTAACTTATGGAGGTAGTAGTCGCTATTTTCCCGACATTATTACACATACAGTTGCCAGGCAAAGTCAATCTGTCATCACATCATTAGGTTATGACATGCAAGTGCTGCCAAGTAAATGGGAGCCTGCTATGAATCTCACAATGAATGGAAAAACGCTTGCTAGAGTTGTAGAAGGCTGTAATGCTGTAAGTGTAATGCTATTATTTATTTCATTCATGCTAGCATTCTTCGGTGATATGAAGCGCACGCTTTTATTTGTTTTTGGAGGTGTAGCGCTTATTTACGGGATGAATGTCTTGCGCATTGCATTACTTACCATAGGTATTTATGAGTATCCACAATATGCAGATGTACTTCATGGAACCATCTTTCCGGCGGTAATTTATGGTACCGTGTTCTTGTTATGGATAGGTTGGATCAACTCTTATAAAAAACCGGTGAAGGATGAATAA
- a CDS encoding NHL repeat-containing protein has protein sequence MKNLYFILLTALSLYSCKEEPKTQINWVHTKTINLEGINPIGIAQDQNGLWLSDGDHNRVVQVNLNGDIQQSIDSLDRPMHIAADAGVLYIPQYGNDEVLSVLGTTKKPIVITDSLDAPAGIDARGNALAIADFYNNRILYTEDGVTWSSFGKEGKADGDFYYPTDVQITDDAIWVADAYNNRIQKFDKKGNHLMTIGEDQKMNAATGIYVSDKEVFSTDFENNRVLVFDHEGNFKQEINDAILKPTDMLLVGGILYVTNYKGKSLSVYEQKEVLVEAPLEEGHHDDHNH, from the coding sequence ATGAAAAATTTATATTTTATACTACTTACCGCTTTGTCTTTGTATAGTTGCAAAGAGGAGCCAAAAACTCAAATCAATTGGGTACATACTAAGACTATTAACCTAGAGGGTATCAACCCTATCGGGATTGCACAAGATCAAAACGGTCTGTGGCTAAGCGATGGAGATCATAATAGGGTTGTTCAAGTAAATCTAAATGGAGATATACAACAATCTATAGATTCATTAGATAGACCAATGCATATTGCAGCAGATGCTGGTGTGTTGTACATTCCGCAATATGGTAATGATGAGGTGTTGTCTGTGTTAGGAACCACAAAAAAACCTATCGTAATAACAGATAGTCTAGATGCGCCTGCAGGAATAGATGCTAGAGGTAACGCACTAGCTATCGCAGATTTTTATAACAACCGTATTTTATATACCGAAGATGGTGTGACTTGGTCTTCATTTGGGAAAGAAGGTAAGGCAGATGGAGATTTTTACTATCCTACAGATGTGCAAATCACAGATGATGCCATCTGGGTAGCCGATGCTTATAATAATAGGATTCAAAAATTTGATAAAAAAGGAAACCACTTAATGACTATAGGTGAAGATCAAAAGATGAACGCAGCCACTGGTATCTATGTTTCAGACAAAGAAGTGTTCTCTACAGACTTTGAAAATAATAGAGTGTTGGTTTTTGATCATGAAGGAAATTTCAAACAAGAAATCAATGATGCTATTTTAAAACCTACAGATATGTTGCTAGTAGGTGGGATATTATATGTAACTAATTATAAAGGGAAGTCACTGAGTGTATATGAGCAAAAAGAAGTGCTCGTAGAAGCTCCTCTTGAGGAGGGACATCATGATGACCATAATCACTAA
- the purH gene encoding bifunctional phosphoribosylaminoimidazolecarboxamide formyltransferase/IMP cyclohydrolase, with protein sequence MSTTKKIGAALISVFHKDGLAPIVQKLHEQGVTLYSTGGTEKFIKDLGIPVVPVEDVTSYPSILGGRVKTLHPKVFGGILNRQDHEGDVKEMEEFEIPQLDLVIVDLYPFEKTVASGAPEQDIIEKIDIGGISLIRAAAKNFKDTLCVSSMEDYAEVLDIITAGNGSTTIAQRKRFAAKSFAVSSHYDTAIFNYFNTDQEIPVLRHSKNEGKTLRYGENPHQKGFFFGDFDEVFEKLHGKELSYNNLLDVDAAVNLISEFQGEAPTFAILKHNNACGFAQRDTMHQAYVDALAGDPTSAFGGVLIANGNIDISTANEIHKLFCEVVIAPSYDADALEILKGKKNRIVLTLKNIVLPETTVRTCLNGTLVQGRDNKTDVKENLTNATTTAPTDMEIEDLLFASKICKHTKSNTIVLAKNKQLCASGTGQTSRVDALRQAIHKATSFGFDLKGSVMASDAFFPFPDCVEIADNAGITSVIQPGGSIKDQLTIDYCNEHNISMVMTGTRHFKH encoded by the coding sequence ATGAGCACAACAAAAAAAATAGGCGCAGCACTAATTTCAGTATTCCATAAAGACGGCTTAGCCCCTATCGTTCAAAAGCTTCATGAACAAGGAGTAACCCTTTATTCTACTGGTGGAACAGAGAAGTTTATTAAAGATTTAGGAATCCCAGTTGTACCGGTTGAGGATGTGACTTCTTACCCTTCTATCTTAGGTGGGCGTGTAAAAACATTACACCCTAAAGTTTTTGGAGGGATTTTAAACCGTCAAGATCACGAAGGAGATGTAAAGGAAATGGAAGAATTTGAAATTCCGCAGCTTGATCTTGTTATTGTAGATTTATACCCTTTTGAAAAAACTGTTGCTTCTGGCGCGCCAGAACAAGATATTATAGAAAAAATAGACATCGGTGGTATTTCACTTATACGTGCCGCAGCTAAGAACTTCAAAGACACCTTATGTGTATCTTCTATGGAAGACTATGCAGAGGTTCTTGACATTATTACTGCAGGAAACGGAAGCACTACTATTGCACAAAGAAAACGTTTTGCAGCAAAGAGCTTTGCCGTTTCTTCACACTACGATACTGCAATCTTTAATTACTTCAATACAGACCAAGAAATCCCAGTACTTAGGCATAGTAAGAATGAAGGGAAAACACTTAGATATGGAGAAAATCCGCATCAAAAAGGGTTTTTCTTTGGAGATTTTGATGAGGTTTTTGAGAAGCTTCACGGTAAAGAATTATCATACAACAACCTGCTTGATGTAGATGCTGCTGTAAACTTGATTTCAGAATTTCAAGGAGAAGCACCTACGTTTGCTATTCTTAAACACAACAATGCATGTGGTTTTGCACAGCGTGACACTATGCACCAGGCATATGTAGATGCACTTGCTGGAGACCCTACTTCTGCCTTTGGCGGAGTATTAATTGCCAACGGAAACATAGATATTTCGACTGCAAATGAAATTCATAAATTGTTCTGTGAGGTAGTGATAGCGCCGTCTTACGACGCAGATGCACTAGAAATTCTCAAAGGAAAGAAAAACAGGATAGTCCTTACGCTCAAAAATATCGTATTACCTGAGACAACCGTGCGCACTTGCCTTAACGGAACACTCGTTCAAGGTCGCGATAACAAGACAGATGTGAAGGAAAATTTAACAAACGCAACAACTACCGCTCCTACAGACATGGAGATAGAAGATTTACTGTTTGCTTCAAAAATATGTAAGCACACAAAATCAAATACCATTGTACTTGCAAAGAATAAACAACTTTGTGCAAGTGGTACAGGTCAAACTTCTAGAGTTGATGCATTGAGACAAGCTATTCATAAAGCAACCTCTTTTGGTTTTGATCTTAAAGGATCGGTAATGGCTAGTGATGCATTTTTCCCTTTTCCAGACTGTGTTGAGATTGCAGATAATGCGGGTATCACATCGGTAATTCAACCTGGTGGATCTATTAAAGATCAACTTACCATCGATTACTGTAATGAGCACAATATCTCAATGGTAATGACGGGAACAAGACATTTTAAACATTAA
- a CDS encoding alpha amylase yields the protein MRKLYIALLAAVVATSTYAQEQELSQSWSSNRPDGHAPVSVMGDHTHKKGEFMFSYRYMNMQMDDLKRGNDDVSFDSVLLPNGGEYMVTPTDMPMNMHMLGGMYAVSDKVTLAAMLGYTSMDMEHLTAMGGTFSTASSGITDLKLSALYTVFNKNRQQLHGKVGVSLPTGSIDEMDVTPASNGNEVILPYPMQIGSGTVDALLGATYLWQTDRFSGGNKVNGVIRTGTNDRDYRLGNVYSLDNWIAYKTADWISFSARVKGSVVSEIDGANPDLNPLMVITADTRNSGGTYIDGGLGFNLYAYKGALKNVRLGVEVATPLLQDVNGVQLKRKETVTVGLQYSL from the coding sequence ATGAGAAAATTATATATAGCACTACTCGCCGCAGTAGTTGCTACTAGTACATACGCACAAGAGCAAGAGTTATCACAATCATGGTCAAGTAATCGTCCAGATGGGCATGCTCCTGTATCTGTTATGGGTGACCATACTCACAAAAAAGGAGAATTCATGTTTTCATATAGATATATGAATATGCAAATGGATGATCTTAAAAGAGGTAATGATGATGTAAGTTTTGATAGTGTATTACTTCCTAATGGAGGAGAATATATGGTTACACCTACAGATATGCCTATGAACATGCATATGCTAGGAGGTATGTATGCTGTGTCAGATAAAGTTACACTTGCAGCGATGCTGGGATATACATCTATGGATATGGAACACCTTACAGCCATGGGAGGAACATTTAGCACAGCATCTAGCGGAATCACAGATCTCAAATTATCGGCCTTATATACTGTTTTCAATAAGAACAGACAGCAGTTACACGGTAAAGTAGGGGTGTCATTACCTACAGGAAGTATAGATGAAATGGATGTTACTCCTGCATCTAATGGTAATGAAGTAATACTACCTTATCCTATGCAGATAGGAAGCGGCACCGTAGATGCTCTTCTTGGGGCAACGTATTTGTGGCAAACAGATAGATTCTCTGGTGGAAATAAAGTAAATGGAGTAATCCGTACTGGGACTAATGATCGCGATTATAGATTGGGCAATGTATATAGCCTTGATAACTGGATTGCTTATAAAACGGCAGATTGGATTAGTTTTTCTGCACGTGTAAAAGGAAGTGTAGTTTCAGAAATAGATGGCGCAAATCCAGATTTGAATCCGCTTATGGTAATCACTGCAGATACTAGAAACTCTGGTGGCACTTATATAGATGGGGGATTAGGGTTTAATCTTTATGCTTATAAAGGAGCATTAAAGAATGTACGTTTAGGTGTTGAAGTAGCTACACCTCTCTTACAAGATGTAAATGGAGTACAACTCAAGCGCAAGGAGACTGTGACAGTTGGACTACAATACTCATTATAA
- a CDS encoding heavy-metal-associated domain-containing protein has translation MIKQAYTVKGMTCNGCRAGVEKKLGDIDGVANVIVSLEDEEAILTMVDHISIKTLQDALPEKYSLSSKKVSKAISETQEKSSGVFVNSESATQVVEESKLQQLKPLLLILFYITVASVLLNYKEANWQSGMLDFMGLFYIVFSFFKMLDLKGFSTSFSMYDPLAHTIPAYGKIYPFIETVLGLMFLMRVQVEMALIATIVILGITTVGVTKTLLSKKEIQCACLGTALKLPMTEATFIENAIMIIMAIIMLIRFI, from the coding sequence ATGATAAAGCAAGCGTATACAGTAAAAGGAATGACGTGTAATGGTTGCAGGGCAGGTGTAGAAAAAAAGCTAGGCGATATTGATGGTGTTGCAAATGTAATTGTATCTCTAGAAGATGAAGAAGCTATTCTCACGATGGTTGATCACATTTCTATAAAGACACTGCAAGATGCTTTGCCAGAAAAATATAGCTTGTCATCTAAGAAAGTTTCGAAAGCGATTAGTGAAACGCAAGAGAAGAGTTCTGGAGTGTTTGTAAATAGTGAGTCAGCTACGCAAGTAGTTGAAGAGTCAAAATTGCAGCAACTCAAACCGTTGCTTTTAATATTGTTTTACATCACTGTCGCATCTGTATTGCTCAATTATAAAGAAGCAAACTGGCAGTCTGGTATGCTAGATTTTATGGGGCTTTTTTATATTGTCTTTAGCTTCTTTAAAATGCTAGATCTTAAAGGATTTTCAACAAGCTTTTCTATGTACGATCCGCTGGCTCATACGATACCAGCTTATGGGAAGATTTATCCATTTATCGAAACCGTACTAGGGCTTATGTTTTTAATGCGTGTTCAAGTAGAAATGGCACTTATAGCTACTATTGTGATTCTTGGTATTACAACGGTGGGTGTGACTAAAACACTGTTGAGTAAAAAGGAAATTCAATGCGCATGTCTAGGTACGGCTTTAAAACTACCTATGACTGAAGCAACTTTTATCGAGAATGCTATTATGATTATAATGGCAATTATTATGCTTATACGATTTATATGA
- a CDS encoding HYC_CC_PP family protein, whose translation MKNGFHKITSLFLALLVLGSTMSFSVDKHYCGDHLIDVAIFGEAAPCEMMQSLDAKYGKDTYKKMGCCKNEQTVFEGQDELKMQLDQFTTDQLVFLKAFTYSYTYLFVEADKYSASVISHPPPLIITDYQVAYNQYLI comes from the coding sequence ATGAAAAACGGTTTCCATAAAATAACATCTTTATTTTTAGCGCTTTTAGTGCTAGGATCTACGATGTCTTTTAGTGTAGATAAGCACTATTGTGGAGATCATTTAATTGATGTTGCGATTTTTGGTGAAGCTGCTCCTTGTGAGATGATGCAATCCTTAGACGCTAAGTATGGCAAAGACACTTACAAAAAAATGGGATGCTGCAAGAATGAGCAAACCGTTTTTGAAGGTCAAGATGAGCTCAAAATGCAGCTCGATCAATTTACTACAGATCAACTTGTATTTTTAAAAGCCTTCACCTATAGCTATACATATCTCTTTGTAGAAGCAGATAAGTATTCTGCATCAGTTATAAGTCACCCTCCTCCCTTGATAATTACAGATTATCAAGTTGCTTACAATCAATACCTAATTTAA
- a CDS encoding DUF3347 domain-containing protein, with translation MKNTLLVIAALAIVSCKQQIVSDVQTAPTQIGVNAVVTENGDLNVTDAVEDVTFKTEEASQMHAAYLSLKGALVNTDPYEAAEIASNFKSTLESQTESDITRGLSDDLALISVSKDTAEQRVAFENISKKVEVYLSSEITSGTIYKQYCPMAFEGKGAYWLSNSPEIRNPYYGDKMLKCGVVDKEIQ, from the coding sequence ATGAAAAACACTTTATTAGTAATAGCAGCTCTAGCGATTGTTTCGTGTAAACAACAAATAGTTTCAGACGTGCAAACGGCACCTACTCAAATAGGTGTAAACGCTGTAGTGACAGAAAATGGAGATTTAAATGTGACTGATGCTGTTGAGGATGTAACATTTAAAACAGAGGAAGCATCACAAATGCACGCAGCTTATTTGAGTTTAAAAGGAGCCCTAGTAAATACAGATCCTTATGAAGCGGCAGAGATTGCTTCTAACTTTAAGAGCACACTTGAATCACAAACTGAAAGTGATATCACAAGAGGTTTAAGCGACGACCTTGCGCTTATCTCAGTGTCTAAGGATACGGCAGAGCAACGCGTAGCTTTTGAAAATATTTCAAAAAAAGTAGAGGTGTACTTATCAAGCGAGATTACATCTGGAACTATATATAAGCAATATTGCCCGATGGCCTTTGAAGGTAAAGGTGCGTACTGGTTATCTAACTCACCAGAAATACGTAACCCATATTACGGAGACAAGATGTTGAAGTGTGGTGTAGTAGATAAGGAAATTCAGTAA
- a CDS encoding GAF domain-containing protein has product MAFEDLKIEVSRIADKKEDSATSKMTAICELLRERIEYYDWVGFYMANHEKRTLHLEAFAGEPTDHTVIPFGKGICGQVAESNANFVVPDVKAQDNYIACSITVKSEIVIPLFKDGKNIGQIDIDSSHVDPFTKDDEDFLEFVNVQVAALL; this is encoded by the coding sequence ATGGCTTTTGAAGATTTAAAAATAGAAGTAAGCCGCATCGCGGATAAAAAAGAAGATAGCGCTACAAGCAAAATGACTGCAATATGTGAGTTATTGCGCGAGCGCATAGAATATTATGACTGGGTAGGTTTTTACATGGCAAACCATGAAAAGCGCACATTACACCTAGAAGCATTTGCTGGAGAACCTACAGATCACACGGTAATTCCTTTTGGAAAAGGGATATGCGGTCAGGTAGCAGAATCTAATGCAAACTTTGTAGTGCCAGACGTAAAAGCACAAGACAATTATATTGCTTGTTCTATCACTGTAAAAAGTGAGATTGTTATTCCATTATTTAAAGATGGTAAAAACATAGGTCAGATAGATATAGACTCAAGTCACGTTGATCCTTTTACAAAGGATGACGAAGATTTCCTTGAGTTTGTAAATGTGCAAGTTGCAGCATTGCTATAA
- a CDS encoding ABC transporter permease: MLIYLRALGESFRFAVNALRNNKLRTFLSLMGVTVGIFSIIGVLAAVDSLEKDIKGSLSSLDQGSMIICHISFGPTEVPRWKRERFPLVTYEDYQNLQRNLPGLGAINYTMSIPSQKISYEGKVVESVQVDNATEGLYEIEKLDFEAGRFFNEQESTNGVPVAIIGSVLRDNLFGEGVDPIGKQIKTLSRKFTIIGVLKKQGINAFGDSKDEKIVIPVNIIRRIYGDNNRSTFPTMTIVPAEGEDADEFYAIAEQKMRAGRSIKAGETSDFFINRLSGFTDAIDGIIGVLTTVGWLIGGFALLVGGFGIANIMFVSVKERTNLIGIQKALGAKRRFILFQFLFESVLLSIFGGFIGLVMVQLIVWILDVSKIAGDFEFVLSFDNIFLGLFTTFIIGIIAGIIPAIGASRLDPVEAIRTGM; encoded by the coding sequence ATGCTAATATATTTAAGAGCCTTAGGGGAGAGTTTTAGATTTGCTGTAAATGCATTGCGCAATAACAAGCTTCGCACGTTTCTTTCTTTGATGGGAGTAACCGTTGGGATTTTCTCAATTATCGGGGTGCTCGCAGCGGTAGATTCACTTGAAAAAGACATTAAAGGAAGTCTTTCTTCCCTAGATCAGGGGAGTATGATTATCTGTCATATCTCCTTTGGACCCACAGAAGTTCCGCGCTGGAAGCGAGAGCGTTTTCCGCTTGTTACTTACGAGGATTATCAGAACTTACAGCGTAATCTCCCTGGCTTAGGTGCTATAAACTATACGATGTCTATTCCTTCACAAAAGATAAGTTACGAAGGGAAAGTAGTAGAGAGTGTTCAAGTTGATAATGCAACAGAAGGACTCTATGAAATAGAAAAATTAGATTTTGAGGCTGGACGTTTTTTTAATGAGCAAGAGTCTACAAACGGAGTGCCCGTTGCAATTATAGGGTCTGTATTGCGTGATAACCTCTTTGGTGAAGGAGTAGATCCGATAGGAAAACAAATAAAAACCTTAAGCAGGAAGTTTACAATTATTGGAGTTCTCAAGAAGCAAGGTATTAACGCCTTTGGAGATTCTAAGGATGAAAAAATAGTAATTCCCGTAAATATCATAAGACGTATTTATGGCGATAATAATAGATCTACATTTCCTACTATGACCATTGTACCAGCAGAAGGTGAAGACGCCGATGAGTTCTACGCTATCGCCGAACAGAAAATGAGAGCAGGTAGGTCTATAAAAGCTGGAGAGACTAGTGATTTCTTTATTAATAGACTTAGTGGTTTTACTGATGCTATTGATGGGATTATTGGAGTGCTTACTACGGTAGGCTGGTTAATAGGTGGGTTTGCACTACTAGTAGGTGGTTTCGGGATTGCAAATATTATGTTTGTGAGTGTCAAGGAACGTACCAACTTAATAGGAATACAAAAGGCACTAGGAGCAAAGCGCCGTTTCATCTTATTTCAATTTTTATTTGAATCTGTATTGTTATCTATATTTGGCGGATTTATCGGGCTTGTTATGGTCCAGCTCATCGTCTGGATACTTGATGTCTCTAAGATTGCGGGAGACTTTGAATTTGTATTATCTTTTGATAATATCTTTTTAGGACTCTTCACAACATTTATCATAGGAATCATCGCAGGGATTATCCCAGCAATAGGGGCTTCTCGACTAGATCCCGTAGAAGCAATAAGAACAGGGATGTAA
- a CDS encoding heavy-metal-associated domain-containing protein, producing the protein MKTIISILVIALFTTMGVQAQKEMDQFEVQVDGLGCPFCAYGLEKKFKEFKGIKKVAIDIETGDFSFEYPAEKALTMDAVVKQVEKAGYTPITSKIIRASGKVELSETNTTMLTAESVVKTQKMLVAGKCGMCEARILKVTNGIEGVTDAAWNQNNQMLEVSFDNSQTTTDAIQKEIAKAGHDTKAHKATTGAYDDLPACCKYERLVQ; encoded by the coding sequence ATGAAAACAATAATATCAATACTAGTAATAGCTTTGTTTACCACAATGGGTGTGCAAGCGCAAAAGGAAATGGATCAATTTGAAGTGCAGGTAGATGGCCTAGGTTGTCCATTCTGTGCTTACGGATTAGAGAAAAAATTCAAGGAATTTAAAGGAATAAAGAAAGTAGCTATCGATATTGAAACAGGCGACTTTAGTTTTGAGTATCCTGCAGAAAAAGCACTTACGATGGATGCTGTTGTAAAACAGGTAGAAAAGGCTGGATATACACCTATAACTTCAAAAATCATTAGAGCTAGCGGTAAAGTGGAACTTTCTGAAACTAATACCACGATGCTTACAGCAGAGAGTGTTGTCAAGACTCAAAAAATGCTTGTAGCAGGGAAGTGCGGGATGTGTGAAGCACGTATTTTAAAAGTTACAAATGGTATAGAAGGAGTAACAGATGCCGCTTGGAATCAAAACAATCAAATGTTAGAAGTGAGTTTTGATAATAGCCAGACTACAACAGATGCTATACAAAAAGAAATCGCTAAGGCTGGTCATGATACAAAGGCTCATAAAGCAACAACAGGCGCTTACGATGATCTTCCGGCTTGTTGTAAATATGAGCGTTTAGTACAATAG
- the groL gene encoding chaperonin GroEL (60 kDa chaperone family; promotes refolding of misfolded polypeptides especially under stressful conditions; forms two stacked rings of heptamers to form a barrel-shaped 14mer; ends can be capped by GroES; misfolded proteins enter the barrel where they are refolded when GroES binds), whose protein sequence is MAKDITFNIEARDGLKRGVDKLANAVKVTLGPKGRNVIISKSFGAPQVTKDGVTVAKEIELEDALENMGAQMVKEVASKTNDLAGDGTTTATVLAQAIVTEGLKNVAAGANPMDLKRGIDKAVEAIVADLEKQTTKVGNSSDKIKQVASISANNDDVIGDLIAQAFGKVGKEGVITVEEAKGTETYVDVVEGMQFDRGFLSPYFVTNSEKMSAELEQPYILLFDKKISNMKDLLPVLEPVAQTGKPLLIIAEDVDGEALATLVVNKLRGALKIAAVKAPGFGDRRKAMLEDIAILTGGTVISEERGFTLENATLDMLGTAETVSIDKDNTTIVNGAGDSKIIKARVGQIKSQIETTTSDYDKEKLQERLAKLAGGVAVLYVGAASEVEMKEKKDRVDDALHATRAAVEEGIVAGGGVALVRAKKALEKIKTENADEATGVQIVNRAIEAPIRTIVSNAGGEGAVVISKVMEGKKDFGFNAKNGEYTDMLKAGIIDPKKVTRVALENAASVSGMILTTECALTDIKEDAPAMPPMGGGGMPGMM, encoded by the coding sequence ATGGCAAAAGACATAACATTTAATATAGAAGCACGCGACGGTTTAAAACGTGGTGTAGATAAACTTGCAAACGCAGTAAAAGTTACTTTAGGACCTAAAGGTCGTAACGTGATTATTTCAAAATCATTTGGCGCACCACAGGTGACTAAAGATGGTGTAACAGTTGCAAAAGAAATTGAACTGGAAGACGCTCTAGAAAACATGGGAGCTCAAATGGTAAAAGAAGTAGCTTCTAAGACTAACGACCTTGCTGGAGATGGTACAACTACCGCGACAGTACTTGCTCAGGCAATAGTTACAGAAGGACTTAAGAACGTTGCTGCAGGTGCAAACCCAATGGATCTTAAGCGCGGTATCGATAAAGCTGTAGAAGCTATCGTTGCAGATCTTGAGAAGCAAACTACTAAAGTGGGTAACTCTTCTGATAAAATCAAGCAAGTAGCATCTATCTCTGCAAACAATGATGACGTAATAGGTGATCTTATTGCCCAAGCATTTGGGAAAGTAGGAAAAGAAGGTGTTATCACTGTAGAAGAAGCAAAAGGAACAGAAACGTATGTGGATGTTGTAGAAGGTATGCAGTTTGACCGCGGATTCCTTTCTCCTTATTTTGTTACTAATAGTGAGAAAATGAGTGCCGAACTTGAGCAGCCATATATCTTACTTTTTGACAAGAAGATTTCAAACATGAAAGATTTGCTACCTGTACTTGAGCCTGTAGCTCAAACTGGAAAGCCACTTCTTATCATTGCAGAGGATGTAGACGGAGAAGCACTAGCAACATTAGTAGTGAATAAATTACGTGGAGCTCTTAAAATTGCTGCTGTAAAAGCACCAGGTTTTGGAGATCGTCGTAAAGCTATGCTAGAAGATATTGCAATTCTTACTGGAGGAACTGTAATCTCAGAAGAGAGAGGTTTCACTTTAGAAAATGCTACACTTGATATGCTTGGTACGGCAGAAACTGTATCTATAGATAAGGACAACACTACGATTGTAAACGGAGCTGGAGATTCAAAAATCATTAAAGCTCGTGTAGGTCAAATCAAATCTCAGATTGAGACTACTACATCAGATTATGATAAGGAAAAACTTCAAGAACGCTTAGCTAAACTTGCTGGAGGTGTTGCTGTACTATATGTAGGTGCTGCTTCTGAAGTTGAGATGAAAGAAAAGAAAGACCGTGTAGATGATGCTTTACATGCAACTCGCGCAGCTGTAGAAGAAGGTATCGTAGCTGGAGGTGGTGTTGCACTTGTGCGCGCAAAGAAAGCTCTTGAAAAAATCAAAACAGAAAATGCAGATGAAGCAACTGGTGTACAGATTGTAAATCGCGCTATTGAAGCACCTATACGCACTATCGTTTCTAACGCTGGTGGTGAAGGAGCTGTTGTGATTTCTAAAGTTATGGAAGGCAAAAAAGACTTCGGTTTTAATGCTAAAAATGGCGAATACACAGACATGCTTAAAGCTGGTATTATCGATCCTAAAAAAGTAACGCGTGTAGCACTTGAGAATGCTGCATCTGTTTCAGGAATGATTCTTACTACTGAGTGTGCTCTTACAGATATTAAAGAAGATGCACCTGCAATGCCTCCTATGGGAGGTGGCGGAATGCCAGGAATGATGTAA